From Echinicola soli, a single genomic window includes:
- a CDS encoding ATP-binding protein → MSKWIERTMAKEIRKRIKQYPILAVTGPRQSGKTTLLKTLFPDYEYVSLENPDHRSFATEDPNGFLQQYASKTILDEVQRVPELFSYLQTVVDRSGQMGQYILSGSQNFHLLKHITQSLAGRVALFRLLPLDTQELEQAKKLPASYLAACIQGGYPAIYHRGLDPTDFYANYVRTYIEKDVTELIHIRDINSFRTFLGLCAARAGQLLNLTALANDCNISQPTAKAWLSVLESSYLVFLLYPYHDNFNKRLVKTPKLYFYDVGLLTHLLQIREPEELAINRLKGNIFENFVIANFQKFNENRYQHLNYYFWQDHNGLEIDLLLKTANAFDVYEVKSTQTLSGALFKNLKHFIELAEPQSVRPYLVYGGDQALVRSNVQVLSWKMLEQFR, encoded by the coding sequence ATGTCTAAATGGATAGAGAGAACAATGGCTAAGGAGATAAGGAAACGGATTAAACAATACCCGATACTGGCAGTAACGGGTCCACGACAATCTGGCAAAACCACCTTGCTTAAAACGCTGTTTCCTGATTATGAGTATGTGTCTCTGGAAAACCCAGATCATCGGTCTTTTGCCACAGAGGATCCGAATGGCTTTCTTCAACAATATGCTAGTAAAACCATATTGGATGAAGTTCAACGAGTACCGGAATTGTTTTCCTATTTGCAAACTGTGGTGGATAGGTCTGGTCAGATGGGGCAATATATCCTTTCAGGATCTCAAAACTTTCATTTACTTAAGCACATTACTCAGTCATTGGCTGGGCGCGTTGCGCTTTTCCGACTCTTGCCCTTGGACACCCAAGAATTAGAGCAAGCAAAAAAACTGCCTGCTAGTTATTTAGCTGCCTGTATCCAGGGAGGATACCCCGCTATTTATCATAGAGGCTTAGATCCAACGGATTTTTATGCCAACTACGTTCGTACATATATTGAAAAGGATGTGACAGAGTTAATCCATATCCGTGATATAAATAGCTTCCGAACGTTCTTGGGCTTGTGTGCAGCAAGGGCAGGACAACTTTTGAATTTGACCGCACTGGCTAATGATTGTAATATTTCTCAACCTACTGCGAAGGCTTGGTTGTCTGTTTTAGAAAGCAGCTATCTTGTATTCTTGCTCTATCCTTATCATGATAATTTTAATAAGCGCTTGGTGAAAACGCCTAAACTGTATTTTTATGATGTTGGTTTATTGACTCATTTATTGCAAATTCGTGAACCTGAAGAATTGGCGATTAACAGACTCAAGGGAAATATATTTGAGAATTTTGTGATTGCCAATTTCCAAAAGTTTAATGAGAATCGATACCAGCATCTCAATTATTATTTTTGGCAAGATCACAATGGGTTGGAAATTGACCTGTTGCTTAAAACGGCAAATGCGTTTGATGTATATGAGGTCAAATCTACTCAGACATTAAGCGGTGCGCTATTTAAAAATCTGAAACATTTTATTGAGTTGGCGGAGCCACAATCTGTTCGTCCGTACTTGGTTTATGGTGGTGATCAAGCTTTAGTTCGAAGCAATGTTCAAGTATTGTCTTGGAAAATGCTAGAGCAATTTAGATGA
- a CDS encoding transposase domain-containing protein yields MDNPVENAVRPLAIGRKAYLFAGSHQAAEMTAAMYSFMASCKKNNVNEFEWLKDVFEEIQSHRQKDLYQLLPSNW; encoded by the coding sequence TTGGATAATCCTGTAGAAAACGCAGTCAGACCGTTGGCAATCGGAAGAAAAGCCTATCTTTTCGCCGGATCACACCAGGCCGCAGAGATGACCGCAGCCATGTACTCCTTTATGGCCAGCTGCAAAAAGAACAACGTTAATGAGTTTGAATGGCTCAAAGATGTCTTCGAAGAAATCCAAAGCCACAGGCAAAAGGACCTTTATCAGCTTCTCCCTTCTAACTGGTAG
- a CDS encoding transposase: protein MDNLMEREIRSMVVGRKNLENNRKTGLTTKKLLSMEEPEVEKLFLSGDPSYKDPRYEHFISNLPYYQKELKRKGVTKMLLWEEYRESYPGGYGRSQFCHHLGQQEVARAKPSMVLAHKPAEKLYIDFAGKPICYIDRETGEEIRCQLFVACLPYSDYAFAMAVPSQTIPDFLHALSNSTGPVTAYLPWPGRWMNSGWTRPAISPWSTINTAMALSRTCWKTI, encoded by the coding sequence TTGGATAACTTAATGGAACGGGAAATCAGATCGATGGTGGTGGGGAGAAAAAACTTGGAAAACAACAGGAAAACAGGGCTTACGACCAAGAAGCTGCTGTCCATGGAAGAACCCGAAGTCGAGAAGCTTTTCCTTTCAGGGGACCCTTCCTATAAAGACCCCCGTTACGAACATTTTATATCCAACCTCCCTTATTATCAAAAAGAACTCAAGCGCAAAGGGGTGACCAAGATGCTTTTATGGGAGGAGTACAGGGAGTCTTACCCCGGAGGGTATGGCCGCAGCCAGTTTTGCCATCACCTTGGCCAGCAGGAGGTGGCCAGGGCAAAGCCTTCCATGGTGCTTGCCCATAAACCGGCAGAGAAGCTGTACATTGACTTTGCGGGCAAGCCCATCTGCTATATAGACAGGGAGACCGGAGAGGAGATCAGGTGCCAGCTGTTTGTGGCCTGCCTGCCCTATTCGGACTATGCCTTTGCCATGGCGGTGCCCTCCCAGACCATTCCCGACTTCCTGCACGCCCTGAGCAACTCTACAGGACCTGTGACGGCTTACTTGCCCTGGCCAGGAAGGTGGATGAACAGCGGCTGGACAAGGCCTGCAATATCGCCATGGAGTACAATCAATACAGCTATGGCTTTATCAAGAACATGCTGGAAAACAATATGA
- the istB gene encoding IS21-like element helper ATPase IstB has protein sequence MPNPIETQLIKLRLHGMRQTLATLQETRKNQSLSLTEGLELMLQAEVQERDNRRFKRLESNAGFRYRASLEELSLDRTRGLDDMLLTTLATGEYMEHGDAVLITGATGCGKSYLASALGHQACVHGKKVAYFNTQKLMLKIKMVRLDGTVLKFFDKMARTDLLILDDFGLTHLDKQQQMDFMELIEDRHGKKSTVIVSQLPVSSWYDVIGEPTIADAILDRLVHASYRIELKGESLRKKM, from the coding sequence ATGCCCAACCCGATCGAAACACAACTTATCAAACTCAGGCTCCATGGCATGCGCCAGACCTTGGCAACATTACAGGAGACCCGTAAAAACCAAAGCCTCTCCCTTACCGAAGGCCTTGAGCTTATGCTGCAGGCAGAAGTACAGGAACGGGACAACAGGAGGTTCAAAAGACTGGAATCCAATGCGGGCTTCCGTTACAGGGCTTCCCTGGAAGAACTTTCCCTGGACAGGACCAGGGGCCTGGATGACATGCTCCTGACAACACTGGCGACCGGGGAATATATGGAACATGGTGATGCGGTACTTATCACGGGGGCCACCGGCTGCGGAAAAAGTTACCTGGCCTCGGCCCTCGGCCATCAGGCCTGTGTGCACGGCAAAAAGGTCGCCTACTTCAATACCCAGAAGCTTATGCTCAAAATCAAGATGGTAAGGTTGGACGGTACCGTGCTCAAGTTCTTCGATAAAATGGCCAGAACAGACCTGCTTATCCTGGATGACTTCGGGCTCACACACCTGGACAAACAACAACAAATGGACTTTATGGAACTTATCGAAGACAGACATGGTAAAAAATCCACTGTTATTGTAAGCCAGCTCCCTGTCTCAAGCTGGTATGATGTAATAGGTGAACCGACCATAGCTGACGCTATCCTTGACCGGTTGGTCCACGCCTCCTACAGAATCGAGTTAAAAGGGGAAAGTCTCAGAAAAAAAATGTAA
- a CDS encoding beta-N-acetylhexosaminidase: protein MKYAKSVGFLFGWIVGLMAFTDLGAQVIPYPLSKMALKGEFELKAGMPIVVEKGLRTEAEFLSNYLKEGFATASPILESGNGIHLRLDENLSDSLGNEGYSMVIDQSIEIVAPTSTGVFYGIQTLKQLLPRDFSNVVSGQVMLSKTIIVDKPRFSWRAFMLDDCRNFMGEEVVKKMLDQMAMLKMNVFHWHLTDDQAWRIEIKKYPKLAEVGGTRKDTQLARGSSERTGKPQTGYYSQDQIREIIQYAEDRHIVIVPEIEMPGHAMAAIAAYPWIGSLGTTQEVPVTFGKMEDSFNVADPRVIGFLKDVLDEVAALFPGEAIHIGGDEVNHDPWMDSESIKDFMRVNGLSTPMDLQIHFTNQISTYLDSKGKRMMGWNDILGHDIHNEPDSSSAKVEQTLEKSSIVHFWKGDLGLVEAAAKDGYEVVNSNHWDTYLDYTYRRLPLSKSYAFDPIPEGLPQVYHGKILGLGTQIWTEYTRTESAMLQQVFPRLLAYAEVGWTFPENKNYGRFLEVVESMKMQLSQMGIKFGDYAGN, encoded by the coding sequence ATGAAATACGCTAAATCAGTTGGTTTTCTCTTTGGTTGGATAGTTGGCTTGATGGCTTTCACCGATCTGGGAGCCCAGGTTATCCCATATCCTTTAAGTAAAATGGCACTAAAGGGGGAATTTGAGTTGAAGGCAGGAATGCCAATTGTTGTCGAGAAAGGCCTAAGGACGGAAGCCGAATTTTTGTCCAACTATCTAAAAGAAGGCTTTGCAACTGCATCTCCAATCTTGGAAAGTGGAAATGGTATTCATCTACGGTTAGATGAGAATTTATCAGACTCCCTTGGGAATGAAGGGTATTCGATGGTGATTGACCAGTCCATTGAAATTGTAGCACCTACTTCTACAGGGGTATTCTATGGAATTCAGACATTGAAACAGCTATTGCCCCGTGATTTTTCCAACGTAGTATCTGGTCAGGTCATGCTTTCTAAAACAATAATTGTCGATAAACCTCGATTTTCCTGGAGGGCATTTATGTTAGATGATTGTAGGAACTTCATGGGGGAGGAGGTGGTCAAGAAGATGCTTGATCAAATGGCCATGCTGAAAATGAATGTTTTTCATTGGCATTTGACAGATGACCAAGCTTGGCGCATAGAGATCAAAAAGTACCCCAAACTCGCTGAAGTAGGAGGTACAAGAAAAGATACCCAACTGGCAAGGGGGAGCAGTGAAAGAACTGGAAAACCGCAAACTGGATACTACAGCCAAGATCAGATCAGGGAAATCATCCAATATGCAGAAGACCGTCATATCGTGATAGTCCCAGAAATAGAAATGCCAGGCCATGCCATGGCAGCGATAGCGGCCTATCCATGGATTGGTTCTTTGGGTACCACGCAGGAGGTACCGGTTACATTTGGGAAAATGGAAGACTCCTTCAATGTGGCAGATCCAAGGGTAATTGGGTTTCTTAAGGATGTGTTGGATGAAGTGGCAGCACTATTTCCGGGGGAAGCTATTCACATCGGCGGAGATGAAGTTAACCATGATCCATGGATGGATTCGGAATCAATCAAGGATTTTATGCGTGTAAACGGCCTCTCGACTCCAATGGACCTTCAGATCCATTTTACCAATCAAATCTCCACCTATCTCGACTCCAAAGGGAAAAGGATGATGGGATGGAATGATATATTGGGGCATGATATTCACAATGAACCAGACAGCTCATCAGCTAAGGTGGAGCAGACGCTAGAAAAATCATCCATCGTTCATTTTTGGAAAGGTGATTTGGGACTAGTGGAAGCAGCGGCCAAGGATGGCTACGAAGTGGTGAATTCCAATCATTGGGACACCTATCTTGACTATACTTACCGAAGGCTGCCTTTGTCAAAGTCCTATGCATTCGATCCCATTCCAGAAGGTTTGCCCCAAGTGTACCACGGTAAAATTTTAGGATTGGGAACACAGATTTGGACAGAATACACAAGGACTGAATCTGCCATGCTTCAGCAAGTGTTCCCTCGTTTACTGGCATATGCTGAGGTTGGGTGGACATTTCCCGAAAATAAAAATTACGGCAGATTCCTTGAAGTAGTAGAGTCTATGAAGATGCAACTAAGTCAGATGGGGATAAAGTTTGGAGACTATGCAGGGAATTGA
- a CDS encoding N-acetylglucosamine-6-phosphate deacetylase has product MEKIKCVEGIHYQSQRPIRLTFDHDLISGMEELEEISSSLIIAPGLVDLQVNGFQGVDFNEPDLSVNDVVFCTEKLWENGVTTFLPTLITASEQALSDAIKKIIHACEDPLIAASIAGIHLEGPFISKDAGPRGAHPLEFVQEPNWEFISRLQKVAKGKIKLITLSPEYESANDVIKKCVAEQIQIAIGHTAAKADQLKRAAEAGASLSTHLGNAAHLSLPRHPNYIWDQLALDDLWTSMISDGFHLPDAVMKVFMSVKPDKSFLVSDSTKFAGLPAGTYQSPIGGTVQLTSTGRLSMQENPDLLAGSAASLKSCLEYLIHANLATLSQAIDMASVKPLSYLAKGEKVSVFQEGSRADVVLFERKTSKMMINKTIKSGRLIYSSEI; this is encoded by the coding sequence ATGGAAAAAATAAAATGCGTCGAAGGTATTCACTACCAATCACAACGTCCTATCCGACTAACATTTGATCACGACTTGATCAGTGGTATGGAAGAATTGGAAGAAATTTCCTCATCCCTGATAATAGCTCCCGGATTGGTAGACTTACAGGTAAATGGATTTCAAGGAGTGGATTTTAATGAACCCGACCTTTCGGTAAATGATGTGGTATTTTGTACAGAGAAACTTTGGGAAAATGGCGTGACTACCTTTTTGCCGACATTGATCACCGCTAGTGAACAGGCATTGTCGGATGCCATCAAGAAAATAATCCATGCCTGTGAAGACCCGCTGATAGCCGCATCAATAGCCGGTATCCATTTGGAAGGACCTTTTATCAGCAAGGATGCAGGACCTCGGGGAGCGCACCCCTTGGAATTTGTGCAAGAGCCAAACTGGGAATTTATTTCCCGCTTACAAAAGGTGGCGAAGGGGAAAATTAAGTTGATCACCCTTTCTCCCGAATATGAGAGCGCAAACGATGTGATAAAAAAATGTGTGGCCGAGCAAATCCAGATAGCCATTGGGCATACCGCTGCCAAGGCTGATCAGCTAAAAAGAGCCGCTGAGGCTGGCGCGAGTCTTTCGACGCATTTGGGGAATGCCGCCCATTTATCATTACCACGACATCCCAATTACATTTGGGATCAGCTGGCTTTGGATGACCTCTGGACAAGTATGATATCCGATGGGTTTCATTTGCCGGATGCTGTTATGAAGGTATTTATGAGCGTAAAGCCGGATAAAAGCTTCTTGGTGAGCGATTCCACCAAGTTTGCTGGCTTGCCGGCTGGAACCTATCAAAGCCCTATTGGTGGGACGGTGCAGTTGACTTCGACAGGGAGGCTGAGCATGCAGGAAAACCCCGATTTACTGGCAGGCTCAGCCGCTTCTCTCAAATCTTGCCTGGAATACTTGATCCACGCAAATCTGGCGACATTATCTCAAGCGATTGATATGGCATCTGTCAAGCCTTTGTCCTACCTGGCGAAGGGCGAGAAGGTCAGTGTCTTTCAGGAAGGAAGTAGGGCCGATGTGGTCCTGTTTGAGCGCAAAACCAGTAAAATGATGATCAATAAGACCATCAAGAGCGGAAGGTTAATTTATTCATCAGAAATATAG
- a CDS encoding sodium:solute symporter family protein, with translation MELLDWIVLGLYFVMLLSIGLWAYFRVRNSEDFYTAGGKLPWWLSGISHHVSGYSGAVFVAYAGIAYTHGFTIYVWWAFTVAVAVLVTAFYIAPRWARLRVNFGVQSPTEYLLIRYNLPTQQLIAWVGTVIKVFDTGGKLAAIAILLNVFSGTSITFGVLLVGFISLIYITIGGLWADVWNDFGQFLIQLLAGVIMFVMILYKLGDGVSGIFTLWDRLPEEHAAFFHDPYTIGFAAVLLVINFFSYSGGTWNLATRFISTTSGKVAKRAALLSSALYFTWPLILFYPMFAAPVFFENLADPTLSYGKMVLEFLPNGLIGLVLASLFANTLSMTASDSNTVSAVISRDILPVLFPQVKNLSKTQALTLARITTFCFTTLTIFIALNAANFGGVFGLMISWFAALLGPIAIPMILGLLPVFKRSDAMSAMCSIFSGLVTFILLKIFPVSSLALEIGAPTLVSLFTFVVTGFFRTAKVDPKVDELINGLSNQN, from the coding sequence ATGGAGCTACTCGATTGGATCGTACTTGGGCTATATTTTGTAATGCTGCTGTCCATTGGGCTGTGGGCTTATTTTAGGGTAAGGAATTCCGAGGATTTTTATACTGCGGGAGGAAAACTTCCTTGGTGGCTTTCTGGAATATCCCACCATGTTTCCGGCTATAGTGGGGCCGTATTTGTCGCGTATGCGGGGATAGCCTATACGCATGGTTTCACCATTTATGTCTGGTGGGCTTTTACAGTGGCTGTCGCCGTTTTAGTGACTGCCTTTTACATTGCACCCAGATGGGCGAGGCTGCGGGTGAACTTTGGAGTCCAGTCTCCCACAGAATATTTGTTGATCCGGTATAATCTTCCCACCCAGCAACTGATTGCTTGGGTAGGCACTGTTATCAAAGTTTTTGACACAGGAGGAAAGTTGGCCGCGATCGCCATTTTATTGAATGTATTCAGCGGGACTTCTATCACTTTTGGTGTACTGCTGGTCGGTTTTATCTCTTTGATCTATATCACTATCGGAGGGCTATGGGCTGATGTATGGAATGACTTCGGCCAGTTTTTAATACAGTTGCTGGCGGGTGTGATCATGTTTGTGATGATCCTTTACAAATTGGGCGATGGTGTTTCAGGGATTTTTACCCTCTGGGATCGGCTTCCCGAAGAGCATGCCGCATTCTTCCATGATCCCTATACCATAGGCTTTGCGGCCGTTTTGCTGGTGATTAATTTTTTTAGCTACAGCGGTGGAACGTGGAATCTCGCTACTCGTTTTATTTCTACGACATCAGGGAAAGTGGCCAAAAGAGCAGCATTACTATCTTCTGCTCTTTATTTTACTTGGCCTTTGATCCTGTTCTATCCCATGTTTGCTGCGCCGGTTTTTTTCGAAAACTTGGCGGATCCAACTTTGTCCTATGGTAAAATGGTATTGGAATTTCTTCCCAATGGACTAATAGGACTGGTATTGGCATCACTTTTTGCCAACACGCTTTCAATGACCGCTTCGGATTCCAATACTGTTTCGGCTGTCATAAGTAGGGACATTTTGCCTGTTTTGTTTCCACAGGTCAAAAACTTATCCAAGACCCAAGCATTGACCTTGGCACGCATTACTACATTCTGTTTTACCACTTTGACCATTTTCATTGCACTCAATGCGGCCAACTTCGGAGGCGTATTCGGTTTGATGATTTCATGGTTTGCAGCCCTATTGGGGCCGATAGCAATTCCTATGATTTTGGGTTTACTACCTGTCTTTAAAAGGAGCGATGCGATGTCCGCCATGTGCTCTATCTTTTCTGGACTTGTTACCTTTATTTTGCTCAAAATTTTTCCTGTGAGTTCTTTAGCTTTGGAAATAGGAGCACCAACGTTGGTTTCCCTTTTTACCTTCGTTGTGACAGGTTTTTTCAGGACTGCAAAAGTAGACCCTAAGGTCGATGAGTTAATTAATGGATTAAGCAATCAGAATTAG
- a CDS encoding family 20 glycosylhydrolase produces MFFFQSIAGYSQSKEDLGDSDFKVKGFHLDLRVQVMTPEALKRFARQMADFGFNTLVMEWEATYPFKDHLTIANQFSYSREEIDDFIAYCDQLDIQVVPLQQSLGHVEYILRNPRYSVLKEDRKDISQLCPMKMVESEVLFQSLFKDLAETHNSDYIHIGGDETYLLGHCDLCSARVEEVGKSRLFVDHMKMIANLVIENGKIPLMWADIILKYPEAAAGLPKETVFVDWNYGWKTNHFGDISKLQDLGFTFWGAPSIRSHPDNWYMTNWSTHFNNQRDFIPYARTSQYEGMIMTSWSTSGLYGFTWDVGYDVADMVQIRNTYPMSGFRILIASYAAALSHPEEFQPQEFVLNYASERFGLNEKEGNQLWEFLVFPRELISKAKPEKSKSVPEVKENYRQVSDPLFQLTPNQHVDEFDHFRLMANFRMLYLDYKQVDEVYNSPEFTQDLLPSLTKQMETILERSEELNKAFYELNSGFLYDAEIEELNRQRELPIKVLYHRLAKLK; encoded by the coding sequence ATGTTCTTTTTTCAGTCCATCGCTGGCTATTCTCAATCGAAGGAAGATCTGGGAGACAGTGATTTTAAGGTGAAAGGCTTCCATTTGGACCTTCGCGTTCAAGTGATGACACCCGAAGCATTGAAGCGTTTTGCCAGGCAAATGGCAGACTTTGGATTCAATACACTCGTCATGGAATGGGAGGCAACATACCCTTTTAAAGATCACCTGACCATAGCCAATCAGTTTTCTTACAGTAGGGAAGAGATCGACGATTTTATCGCATACTGTGATCAACTGGACATTCAAGTCGTCCCATTGCAGCAAAGTTTGGGGCATGTGGAGTATATACTAAGAAACCCCAGATACAGCGTTTTAAAAGAGGATAGAAAGGATATATCCCAGCTATGTCCCATGAAAATGGTGGAAAGTGAGGTCTTGTTCCAATCCCTTTTTAAGGATTTGGCGGAAACCCATAATTCGGATTATATCCATATTGGTGGAGATGAGACGTATTTGCTGGGGCACTGCGATCTTTGCAGTGCTAGAGTAGAAGAGGTGGGCAAATCCCGGCTTTTTGTGGATCATATGAAAATGATTGCCAACCTGGTAATTGAAAATGGCAAGATTCCATTAATGTGGGCAGATATTATCCTGAAATATCCTGAAGCTGCGGCCGGGCTGCCTAAAGAGACTGTCTTTGTAGATTGGAACTATGGCTGGAAAACCAACCACTTTGGGGATATATCCAAACTGCAGGATTTAGGGTTTACTTTTTGGGGAGCTCCTTCTATCCGCAGTCATCCTGATAATTGGTACATGACCAATTGGTCCACCCATTTTAATAACCAACGGGACTTTATCCCCTATGCCAGAACAAGCCAGTATGAAGGAATGATCATGACTTCCTGGTCCACTTCCGGGCTTTATGGATTTACCTGGGACGTAGGCTACGATGTGGCCGATATGGTCCAGATCAGAAATACCTATCCGATGTCAGGGTTCAGGATTTTGATAGCCAGCTATGCTGCGGCTTTGTCCCATCCAGAGGAGTTTCAGCCACAGGAATTTGTATTGAATTATGCTTCTGAGAGGTTTGGTCTCAATGAAAAGGAAGGAAATCAGCTGTGGGAGTTTTTGGTATTTCCTCGGGAGTTGATATCCAAGGCTAAACCCGAAAAAAGCAAAAGTGTGCCCGAAGTCAAGGAAAACTATCGACAAGTCAGCGATCCATTATTTCAGCTTACTCCAAACCAGCACGTAGATGAGTTCGATCATTTTAGGCTTATGGCAAATTTTCGGATGCTTTATTTGGACTACAAACAAGTGGATGAAGTGTATAATTCCCCAGAGTTCACCCAGGATCTCCTTCCATCACTTACCAAGCAAATGGAGACCATTTTGGAACGGTCAGAAGAACTGAACAAAGCATTTTACGAACTGAATTCAGGGTTTTTATACGATGCAGAAATAGAAGAACTCAATAGGCAGAGAGAACTGCCAATTAAAGTCTTGTACCACCGACTGGCTAAGTTAAAGTAA
- a CDS encoding 6-phosphogluconolactonase: MIDLQKDIHVFSDRELAGIAAGKEVEKCIINLQTAQDEVRIVFAAAPSQTGMLSYLATSNQIRWEKVVAFHMDEYIGLEENAPELFASYLEEILFSKLPFKEVNLIKTQGNLQGELARYERLIAKAPIDLVCLGIGENGHIAFNDPPVADFDDPQVIKLVELEEACRIQQVNDQCFDQLEDVPTTAVTLTIPTLMAAKAMVCVVLGENKSQAVSDTLTKVVSTDCPASILTTHPNCKFYFNQAAMSKLDGQSYTLIE, encoded by the coding sequence ATGATAGACCTTCAAAAAGACATTCATGTCTTTTCCGACCGAGAACTTGCGGGAATAGCTGCAGGTAAAGAAGTAGAGAAATGCATCATCAACTTACAGACAGCGCAAGATGAAGTAAGAATCGTTTTTGCGGCCGCTCCCTCTCAAACGGGAATGCTATCTTATTTGGCGACATCGAATCAAATACGATGGGAAAAAGTGGTGGCGTTCCATATGGATGAATACATAGGTTTGGAGGAAAATGCTCCGGAGTTGTTTGCATCTTATCTAGAGGAAATATTGTTTTCCAAATTGCCTTTTAAAGAAGTAAATTTGATCAAGACCCAAGGAAATTTACAAGGTGAGCTTGCCCGATATGAGCGCTTGATTGCCAAAGCTCCCATAGACCTGGTATGTCTGGGGATAGGTGAGAATGGGCATATCGCTTTCAATGACCCACCAGTTGCGGACTTTGATGATCCACAGGTGATTAAACTAGTCGAATTGGAAGAAGCATGTAGGATCCAGCAAGTAAATGACCAGTGTTTTGACCAATTGGAAGATGTTCCGACCACCGCCGTTACACTCACTATTCCTACCTTAATGGCTGCAAAGGCTATGGTATGTGTCGTATTGGGTGAAAATAAAAGTCAGGCTGTCAGCGATACATTGACCAAAGTGGTCAGCACGGATTGTCCTGCATCCATCCTGACTACTCATCCCAACTGTAAGTTTTATTTTAATCAGGCGGCAATGAGCAAGCTCGATGGCCAATCCTATACATTAATAGAATAA
- a CDS encoding CBM96 family carbohydrate-binding protein codes for MKSLPIKINGAILALIVAGVVFYSCTVQEDYDYHPAGITGKLEVSALEYFQSHESFTMLSSAIDLAGLTEAYSTDQIRTFIAPTDRAFEEYLEENAYGSLEEVPVPILRNLLRYHIVEDRVLFSDPDLFESNFPIAYSTESGQVMYLSHNTNFVGLVNEGTSKQWEIATSNLEPTNGVIHVVNAIVYFSAASTDLDELDPSVKTDTIFPLADTYINGGAAANSNFGSANLLKVKNVTGDGDYDRKAYLMFDLKELPAEGVITDLRFEVGVSFTHAKNLDMNLFQVPDTTWTEMGLNWNNATEPVDPPVATIITTKVGAFNFDLTDFYAGLEKRGKLSLMIDGQDQGDETNDLASKEHETLPAPMIIAIIATGNSVLDLVANTGISVESGGSVALDSEMLEVTGASANDIIYTVEEVAQHGWLISGATILKPGDRFTQNDINVMNLVYISNGEGSEDQLVLSARDRAGAKLDPFEVEVIIE; via the coding sequence ATGAAGAGTTTACCGATAAAAATCAATGGAGCCATACTTGCGCTCATCGTTGCTGGTGTGGTATTTTACAGCTGCACCGTCCAGGAGGATTATGACTATCATCCTGCAGGTATCACTGGAAAGTTGGAAGTGTCGGCCTTGGAATATTTCCAGTCGCACGAATCATTTACCATGCTCAGTTCCGCCATTGATTTGGCCGGCCTGACCGAAGCGTACAGCACAGACCAAATCAGGACATTTATCGCGCCTACTGACAGGGCTTTTGAGGAATATTTGGAGGAGAATGCCTATGGGAGTTTGGAGGAGGTACCGGTGCCCATTTTGAGAAACCTACTGAGGTACCATATCGTCGAAGATAGGGTGTTGTTTTCTGATCCTGATTTGTTCGAAAGTAATTTTCCGATAGCTTATTCTACAGAAAGTGGCCAAGTGATGTACCTCTCTCACAATACCAATTTTGTGGGGTTGGTCAATGAAGGGACTAGCAAACAATGGGAAATTGCTACTTCTAATCTTGAGCCTACCAATGGGGTGATCCATGTGGTAAACGCTATAGTTTATTTTTCAGCAGCATCCACAGACCTTGATGAACTGGACCCTTCTGTGAAAACCGATACCATATTCCCGCTGGCAGACACGTATATCAATGGAGGAGCAGCAGCGAATAGCAATTTTGGATCTGCGAACCTGTTAAAAGTAAAGAACGTGACAGGGGATGGGGATTACGACCGAAAGGCCTATTTAATGTTTGATTTGAAGGAGCTGCCTGCCGAGGGTGTCATCACAGACCTCCGGTTTGAAGTTGGCGTTTCTTTTACCCATGCAAAAAATTTGGACATGAACCTGTTTCAGGTTCCCGATACCACGTGGACCGAGATGGGCCTGAACTGGAACAATGCCACGGAGCCGGTTGATCCACCCGTTGCTACCATCATCACCACCAAAGTCGGTGCCTTCAATTTTGATTTGACTGATTTCTATGCAGGGTTGGAAAAAAGGGGGAAACTCTCACTGATGATCGATGGACAAGATCAAGGTGATGAAACAAATGATTTGGCCTCCAAAGAACACGAAACACTGCCTGCCCCCATGATCATCGCCATCATTGCCACAGGAAACAGTGTACTTGACTTGGTGGCCAATACCGGGATATCCGTGGAGTCAGGAGGTAGCGTGGCCTTGGATTCGGAGATGCTGGAAGTAACCGGAGCCTCCGCTAATGACATCATCTACACTGTGGAGGAAGTCGCCCAGCATGGCTGGTTGATCAGCGGTGCGACCATACTAAAACCGGGCGACCGATTTACCCAAAATGACATCAATGTCATGAACCTGGTCTATATCAGTAATGGTGAAGGTAGTGAAGATCAGCTTGTCCTTTCGGCGAGAGATAGGGCTGGGGCCAAACTTGATCCATTCGAAGTGGAGGTAATTATTGAGTGA